From one Myxococcales bacterium genomic stretch:
- a CDS encoding DUF2750 domain-containing protein produces MHPDKFRNILAFDAPGRYDYFVRKVCDFEAIWGLYKEGWATGMTEHQASAIPVWPEREFAACCATGEWDGFTPKAIALHDFLDSWLPGATAEGRAFAIFPTPSEKAVTVESDRLLSDLRSEMASYT; encoded by the coding sequence ATGCATCCCGACAAGTTCAGGAACATCCTCGCGTTCGACGCGCCAGGTCGTTACGACTACTTCGTCCGAAAGGTTTGCGACTTCGAGGCGATTTGGGGCTTGTACAAAGAAGGCTGGGCGACCGGCATGACGGAGCATCAGGCGTCCGCGATACCCGTCTGGCCCGAGCGGGAATTTGCAGCATGTTGCGCCACCGGCGAATGGGACGGCTTCACTCCGAAGGCGATCGCGCTCCACGACTTCCTGGATTCGTGGCTTCCCGGAGCCACCGCCGAAGGCAGAGCGTTCGCGATCTTTCCGACGCCGAGCGAGAAGGCGGTGACGGTCGAGAGTGACAGGCTCCTCAGCGACCTCCGATCCGAAATGGCGTCTTACACTTGA